Proteins from a genomic interval of Micropterus dolomieu isolate WLL.071019.BEF.003 ecotype Adirondacks linkage group LG16, ASM2129224v1, whole genome shotgun sequence:
- the LOC123984691 gene encoding E3 ubiquitin-protein ligase TRIM35-like, with protein MAGRLSLQEVDLSCPICCEIFRDPVVLKCSHSFCAPCLQQYWTSGRSRDCPLCRAQSLDDPVPSLTLKNLCESYIEESEGPKETAGELYCDPGEMCPLHGEKLKLFCLLDKEPICVVCHTSRKHKQHDCCPVSEAVVDVKEKMKTALTSLQEKRDAFDKMKKSYEDTVAYIQVQARFVERRTREEFEKLHTFLQAEEEARMEALKEEEEQKSRAMRQKIEEITNDIMSVSESIRVLEEELALEGIPVLHKCKRTLARANCPIEDPVMATGELLDVAKYVGSLGFHVWEKMHKIVKYTPVTLNPNTAAPWLVLSDDLTSVCDSDEKQKLPDNPERYDPDTGVLGHEGFTSGKHAWDVTVGENTAWVVGVAKESVQKKEKVSSVLKNGYLCVYFYHKMYFAGTSPLTRLNLKRNPQKIRVQLDCDKGRVSFYDPHDNTNIYTFKHSITEKVFPYFWVGCQQCPLMIEPLEVTVKAVLYC; from the exons ATGGCGGGCAGGCTCTCACTCCAAGAGGTGGACCTCTCCTGTCCCATATGCTGCGAAATCTTCAGAGACCCGGTGGTCCTTAAGTGCAGTCACAGCTTCTGTGCACCCTGTCTGCAGCAGTACTGGACTAGTGGACGGAGCCGCGACTGCCCTCTGTGCAGAGCCCAGTCTCTGGATGACCCTGTACCCAGCCTCACCCTGAAGAACCTGTGTGAATCTTACATCGAGGAGAGTGAGGGGCCGAAGGAAACCGCGGGAGAGCTATACTGTGATCCAGGGGAGATGTGTCCTCTTCATGGGGAGAAGCTCAAACTTTTTTGCCTGTTGGACAAAGAGCCCATCTGTGTGGTTTGCCACACCTCAAGGAAGCACAAACAGCATGATTGCTGCCCTGTCAGCGAAGCTGTTGTAGATGTGAAG GAGAAAATGAAGACAGCCCTCACCTCTTTGCAAGAAAAGAGGGATGCTTTTgacaaaatgaagaaaagcTATGAGGACACTGTGGCATATATTCAG GTCCAGGCTCGATTTGTGGAGAGGCGGACCCGTGAGGAGTTTGAAAAGCTTCACACTTTCCTACAAGCAGAGGAGGAAGCCAGGATGGAGGCgctgaaggaggaggaagagcaaaaGAGTCGAGCAATGAGGCAGAAGATTGAAGAAATAACCAACGATATAATGTCTGTGTCTGAATCCATCCGAGTTTTAGAGGAGGAGCTAGCTTTGGAGGGTATCCCGGTCCTTCAT aaatgcAAGAGGACATTGGCAAG AGCTAACTGCCCAATCGAAGATCCAGTTATGGCTACCGGAGAACTCCTAGATGTGGCCAAATACGTGGGATCTCTGGGGTTCCACGTATGGGAGAAGATGCATAAAATCGTCAAATACA CCCCAGTGACTCTGAACCCCAACACTGCTGCCCCGTGGCTCGTTCTGTCAGACGACCTCACCAGCGTCTGTGACAGTGATGAGAAGCAGAAGCTGCCCGACAACCCGGAAAGGTATGACCCCGACACCGGTGTACTGGGCCACGAGGGCTTCACCTCAGGCAAGCATGCCTGGGACGTCACTGTGGGAGAAAACACAGCGTGGGTTGTTGGCGTGGCAAAAGAATCTGTccagaagaaagagaaagtgtcTTCAGTGCTGAAGAACGGCTATTTGTGCGTGTACTTCTACCACAAAATGTACTTTGCAGGTACCTCTCCTTTAACAAGGCTTAACTTGAAGAGGAACCCGCAAAAGATCAGAGTGCAGCTGGACTGTGACAAGGGCAGGGTGTCTTTCTACGACCCACATGACAACACCAACATCTACACCTTCAAGCACTCCATCACTGAAAAAGTCTTTCCATACTTCTGGGTGGGTTGTCAGCAGTGTCCTTTGATGATTGAACCACTGGAGGTGACTGTGAAAGCTGTTTTGTATTGTTGA